One Streptomyces fagopyri DNA window includes the following coding sequences:
- a CDS encoding SCO2400 family protein, whose protein sequence is MDYCDPCRRHLNGALACPGCGTSAEQLRSPADRTGTHPEADAGTNPYDSDDTYESEGAYENEDAYEEDGGDAGDDESDGEGGRRGRRTPGRRGGRGPAAGGASRRDRKAAAHRRRRRRVLFAGAGLLLAAGGLSLAELGVDAPGVAPRAAGADASADGGSGTSATRTARPGGDAGGSGSGAPSATGSPSASASPSASASASAKGDKSKDGDKKDTQDQSATAGTGGGVSTSAPASSAPTRSVTTPPAAPTSAPPSPAPSPSHTCNRFLWWCT, encoded by the coding sequence ATGGACTACTGCGACCCGTGCCGAAGGCACCTCAACGGCGCCCTTGCCTGCCCGGGGTGCGGCACCTCAGCCGAACAGCTTCGCTCACCCGCGGACCGTACCGGGACACACCCGGAAGCGGACGCCGGTACGAACCCGTACGACTCCGACGACACGTACGAGAGTGAGGGCGCGTACGAGAACGAGGACGCGTACGAGGAGGACGGCGGGGACGCCGGGGACGACGAGAGCGACGGTGAGGGTGGCCGTCGTGGGCGCCGCACCCCTGGCCGGCGAGGTGGGCGCGGGCCCGCCGCGGGCGGGGCGAGCCGGCGTGACCGGAAGGCCGCGGCGCACCGCAGGAGGCGGCGCAGGGTGCTCTTCGCCGGGGCCGGTCTGCTGCTCGCCGCGGGTGGACTGAGCCTCGCCGAACTCGGCGTCGACGCGCCCGGGGTGGCTCCGCGCGCGGCCGGCGCGGACGCGTCCGCCGACGGCGGCTCCGGCACCTCCGCGACACGTACGGCGCGGCCCGGCGGCGACGCCGGGGGTTCCGGGAGCGGAGCCCCGTCCGCGACGGGTTCGCCGAGTGCCTCCGCCTCCCCCTCCGCGTCCGCGTCGGCGTCCGCCAAGGGGGACAAGTCCAAGGACGGGGACAAGAAGGACACGCAGGATCAGTCGGCCACGGCCGGGACGGGCGGCGGGGTGTCGACGTCGGCGCCCGCCTCGTCGGCGCCGACGAGGTCGGTCACGACTCCGCCGGCCGCGCCGACGTCGGCGCCGCCGTCTCCGGCGCCTTCCCCGTCGCACACGTGCAATCGCTTCCTGTGGTGGTGCACGTAG
- a CDS encoding MarR family winged helix-turn-helix transcriptional regulator, with product MATQKTPRIDPLTMEVVDLIGTVVARYHEEYEDAAAEHALTGAQARLLGLLSLEPLPMRRLAQKLKCEPSNVTGIVDRLEVRGLVERRPDPSDRRVKLAAATEEGRRVAHSLRESLRFAREPLAGLSREERVSLRDLLQRMLTP from the coding sequence ATGGCCACCCAGAAGACCCCCCGGATCGACCCTCTCACCATGGAGGTCGTCGACCTCATCGGCACGGTCGTGGCCCGGTACCACGAGGAGTACGAGGACGCCGCCGCCGAGCACGCCCTCACCGGGGCGCAGGCGCGGCTGCTCGGTCTGCTGTCGCTGGAGCCGCTGCCGATGCGGAGGCTGGCGCAGAAGCTGAAGTGCGAGCCGTCGAACGTGACGGGGATCGTGGACCGGCTGGAGGTGCGCGGGCTGGTGGAGCGGCGGCCGGACCCCTCCGACCGGCGGGTCAAGCTGGCGGCCGCGACCGAGGAGGGGCGGCGGGTGGCGCACTCCCTGCGGGAGTCACTGCGATTCGCCCGGGAGCCTCTGGCGGGGTTGTCGCGCGAGGAGCGGGTGTCTTTGCGCGATCTGCTCCAGCGCATGCTGACGCCGTAG
- a CDS encoding NADP-dependent oxidoreductase: MTDIQLPSVSREWHLTARPVGWPTPEDFALVEAEVPRPGEGQVLVRNKYVSVDPYMRGRMSAAKSYAAPYELGEAMQGGAVGEVVASRAEGIEAGDHVLHFLGWREYAVVDAKQAVKVDPEAAPLSAYLGVLGMTGLTAYAGLLRVASFKEGDSVFVSGAAGAVGSQVGQIARLKGASRVIGSAGSDEKVKLLVEEYGFDAAFNYKNGPVGEQLREAAPDGVDVYFDNVGGDHLEAAIGRLNRDGRIAVCGMISVYNNTEAAPGPKNLARLIQTRGRIQGFLVGDHYDLQPQFVQEVGGWVRSGELKYSETVVEGVENNLEAFFGVLRGDNVGKMIVKL, from the coding sequence ATGACCGACATCCAGCTTCCCTCCGTCAGCCGTGAATGGCACCTGACCGCCCGCCCGGTCGGCTGGCCGACGCCCGAGGACTTCGCCCTCGTCGAGGCCGAGGTCCCGCGGCCCGGGGAGGGCCAGGTCCTCGTACGCAACAAGTACGTCTCCGTGGACCCGTACATGCGCGGCCGGATGAGCGCCGCCAAGTCGTACGCCGCCCCCTATGAGCTGGGCGAGGCCATGCAGGGCGGTGCGGTCGGCGAGGTCGTCGCCTCCCGCGCCGAGGGGATCGAGGCCGGTGACCACGTCCTGCACTTCCTCGGCTGGCGCGAGTACGCCGTCGTGGACGCCAAGCAGGCCGTCAAGGTCGACCCGGAGGCAGCGCCGCTCTCCGCGTACCTCGGCGTCCTCGGCATGACCGGTCTCACCGCCTACGCGGGCCTCCTGCGCGTCGCCTCCTTCAAGGAGGGCGACTCCGTCTTCGTGTCGGGCGCGGCCGGTGCCGTCGGCAGCCAGGTCGGTCAGATCGCCCGGCTCAAGGGCGCCTCGCGGGTCATCGGGTCGGCGGGTTCCGACGAGAAGGTCAAGCTGCTCGTCGAGGAGTACGGCTTCGACGCCGCGTTCAACTACAAGAACGGCCCGGTGGGCGAGCAGCTGCGCGAGGCCGCTCCCGACGGCGTCGACGTCTACTTCGACAACGTGGGCGGCGACCACCTGGAAGCCGCCATCGGCCGGCTGAACCGGGACGGCCGTATCGCGGTCTGCGGCATGATCTCCGTCTACAACAACACCGAGGCCGCCCCCGGCCCGAAGAACCTCGCCCGGCTCATCCAGACCCGTGGCCGTATCCAGGGCTTCCTGGTCGGCGACCACTACGACCTGCAGCCGCAGTTCGTCCAGGAGGTCGGCGGCTGGGTCCGCTCCGGCGAGCTGAAGTACAGCGAGACCGTCGTCGAGGGCGTCGAGAACAACCTGGAGGCGTTCTTCGGCGTCCTGCGCGGCGACAACGTCGGAAAGATGATCGTCAAGCTCTGA